In the Sphingomonas sp. LM7 genome, one interval contains:
- a CDS encoding DUF350 domain-containing protein, producing the protein MVTSLPAVLSTLLYSAIGIVVFVIGFVVLDLLTPGKLWEEIGQKQNVAVAIFAGAGAIGLAIIVAAAIHG; encoded by the coding sequence ATGGTGACCAGCCTGCCTGCCGTGCTCAGCACGCTGCTTTATTCGGCGATCGGCATCGTCGTGTTCGTGATCGGCTTCGTGGTGCTCGACTTGCTCACCCCCGGGAAATTGTGGGAAGAAATCGGGCAAAAGCAGAATGTTGCGGTGGCGATCTTCGCCGGTGCCGGCGCGATCGGGCTCGCGATCATCGTCGCCGCCGCGATACATGGCTGA
- a CDS encoding DUF4178 domain-containing protein → MSLHLPCPNCGADVVFRSPALPNRVCDYCRSMLVRSDAGVARVGEVAALPFDVSPVRIGMRGTADGKRFEVIGRVRWAWTDGAWNEWLLLFEDGSNAWLGEAMGQFMLLWEQPIGKVRSRMLREILNGRDAVPGTEVQLDNQKLVIADARDVTCIAAEGELPFTATSGWKLYSVDLRGRGGECATLQRDGAETSFYQGRYVTLAELAPRGLRAIEGWALPPYAA, encoded by the coding sequence ATGAGCCTGCACCTCCCCTGCCCCAATTGCGGCGCGGACGTCGTGTTCCGCTCGCCGGCATTGCCCAACCGCGTCTGCGACTATTGCCGATCGATGCTGGTGCGCAGCGATGCCGGCGTGGCCAGGGTCGGCGAAGTCGCGGCGCTGCCCTTCGACGTCAGCCCGGTCCGGATCGGCATGCGCGGCACTGCCGATGGCAAGCGCTTCGAAGTCATCGGCCGCGTCCGCTGGGCGTGGACCGACGGCGCGTGGAACGAATGGCTGCTGCTGTTCGAAGACGGGAGCAATGCCTGGCTCGGCGAGGCGATGGGCCAGTTCATGCTGCTTTGGGAGCAGCCGATCGGCAAGGTACGCTCGCGAATGCTGCGCGAAATCCTGAACGGTAGGGATGCAGTACCGGGCACGGAAGTGCAGCTCGACAATCAGAAGCTGGTCATCGCCGATGCGCGCGACGTGACGTGCATCGCCGCCGAGGGCGAGCTGCCCTTCACCGCCACGAGCGGATGGAAGCTTTACAGCGTCGATCTGCGCGGTCGCGGCGGCGAATGCGCGACGCTCCAGCGCGACGGCGCCGAGACGAGCTTCTATCAGGGCCGCTATGTGACGCTCGCCGAGCTTGCCCCACGCGGGCTGCGCGCAATCGAAGGCTGGGCGCTCCCCCCTTATGCAGCCTGA
- a CDS encoding polyamine aminopropyltransferase: MAEADPVRPKPRASAPAAALLASAFVVSTCGLIYELLASTLASYLLGDSVTQFSTVIGSYLFAMGVGSWCSRYVRKDELRLFVRVELLIALLGGCSAAALFLLFPVVDHFRVALYGLVLAIGFLVGLEIPLLIRILRGFDFRETVSNVLTFDYVGALVASLLFPLLLMPHLGMIRTGFLFGIFNAAVALAVLFALPRTARYRSEKVASLLVLLVLGAGFVASDRLQRWAEVASYGEPVIYATSTKFQRIVLTRRDDDVRLYLNGNLQFSSRDEYRYHEALVHPALGRVANPRNVLIMGGGDGLAAREVLKNKAVQRLTLVDLDGEMTSLFSRTAMLSKLNGGSLTDLRMTVINADGFRWAREAAQNGLEGKYDAIIVDFPDPVDYSVGKLYTETFYRAARKLLAPGGMMAIQSTSPLVAPRAYWTVATTLEAAGLQTRGYHVYVPSFGEWGFFLAANGPIPQQANIPPGRFLTATIDQRLFDFPPDMARRPTSVNRLDNQVLVREFADAWDKYEG; encoded by the coding sequence ATGGCTGAAGCCGACCCCGTACGACCCAAGCCCAGAGCGTCCGCACCCGCCGCGGCGCTGCTTGCGTCCGCCTTCGTCGTATCGACCTGCGGGCTGATCTACGAGCTGCTCGCGAGCACGCTGGCGAGCTATCTGCTTGGCGACAGCGTCACCCAATTCTCCACCGTCATCGGCAGCTATCTGTTCGCAATGGGCGTGGGGAGCTGGTGCTCACGCTATGTCCGGAAGGACGAGCTGCGGCTGTTCGTCCGCGTCGAGCTGCTGATCGCCTTGCTTGGTGGCTGCTCGGCGGCGGCGCTGTTCCTGCTCTTCCCGGTGGTCGACCATTTCCGGGTGGCACTCTACGGCCTCGTCCTCGCGATCGGCTTCCTCGTCGGGCTCGAAATCCCGCTGCTGATCCGCATCCTGCGCGGCTTCGACTTCCGCGAGACCGTGTCGAACGTCCTCACCTTCGACTATGTCGGCGCGCTGGTCGCGTCGCTGCTCTTCCCGCTGCTGCTGATGCCGCATCTCGGCATGATCCGCACCGGCTTCCTGTTCGGCATCTTCAATGCCGCGGTAGCTCTCGCCGTGCTGTTCGCGCTGCCGCGGACTGCGCGGTATCGCAGCGAGAAGGTGGCGTCGCTGCTCGTGCTGCTCGTGCTCGGCGCCGGCTTCGTCGCGTCGGACCGGCTCCAGCGCTGGGCCGAAGTCGCGAGCTATGGCGAGCCAGTGATCTATGCCACCAGCACCAAATTCCAGCGCATCGTCCTTACGCGGCGTGACGACGATGTCCGGCTGTACCTCAACGGCAACCTCCAATTCTCGTCGCGCGACGAATATCGCTATCACGAGGCGCTGGTGCATCCCGCGCTCGGCCGCGTCGCCAACCCGCGCAACGTGCTGATCATGGGCGGCGGCGACGGGCTCGCAGCGCGCGAAGTGCTCAAGAACAAGGCGGTGCAGCGCCTGACGCTGGTCGACCTCGATGGCGAGATGACCAGCCTGTTTTCGCGCACCGCGATGCTGTCCAAGCTCAACGGAGGCTCGCTCACCGATCTGCGGATGACGGTGATCAATGCCGACGGCTTCCGCTGGGCGCGCGAGGCAGCCCAGAATGGACTTGAGGGCAAATACGACGCGATCATCGTCGATTTTCCCGATCCGGTCGATTATTCGGTTGGCAAGCTCTACACCGAAACCTTCTACCGCGCCGCGCGGAAGCTGCTCGCGCCGGGCGGGATGATGGCGATCCAGAGCACCTCGCCGCTGGTCGCGCCGCGCGCATACTGGACCGTCGCGACGACACTCGAAGCCGCCGGGCTCCAGACCCGCGGCTACCACGTCTATGTGCCGAGCTTCGGCGAATGGGGCTTCTTCCTCGCCGCCAACGGCCCGATCCCGCAGCAGGCAAATATCCCGCCCGGCCGCTTCCTCACTGCGACGATCGACCAAAGGCTGTTCGATTTCCCGCCCGACATGGCGCGGCGGCCAACCTCGGTGAACCGGCTCGACAACCAGGTGCTGGTCCGCGAGTTCGCCGACGCCTGGGACAAATATGAAGGCTGA
- a CDS encoding CocE/NonD family hydrolase — protein MRRLGFVALAALAAPLAAHAQPAAPATTAEAAFSYEEIMVPMRDGAMLQTVILRPRGKPGKLPILLQRTPYGVPGQAPASIPASMRFLMEDGYILVFQNMRGQFKSDGDFTMSMALDAKGKKDVDEATDAWDSVDWLVKNVAGNNGKVGMWGVSYPGYASAVALARPHPALKAVSPQAAWNDWWINDDLHRYGAARLSYLTDWLFSLQNNDQGDDFDYGGKTPVDTYDWFLKLGPVENLDKLYFKGSVPQFSAMIEHPDYDDFWKRQRWTDKLGRTTVPTLHVAGFWDQEDPLGTWKIYEKMEANDPDGLNLIVGGPWAHGTWHTPGSDVGYVKFGKESGTDFMRDIEAPFFAHWLHGKGARPNFEAKMFQSGSWEWKSYAKWPARGTTLTNLYLQPDGTLSFTAPADAGQCREYVSDPANPVPFRERPISRTYPSQEWRWWEAADQRFVNHRPDVLSYTSAPLEADLTVTGDIAAKLMASTSGTDSDFVVKLIDVLPDDYEPARPGTLGEYPRTLNGYQFPIAMEVRRGRYLASFEKATPLTPNKVVAWDVALRDHDHVFKKGHRIMVQVQSSWFPVIDRNPQKFVPNIYKAAPGDFVKATQRVCGGSLVALPIVK, from the coding sequence ATGCGCAGGTTGGGTTTCGTGGCACTGGCAGCCCTGGCCGCCCCCCTCGCGGCACACGCCCAGCCGGCCGCCCCGGCCACCACCGCCGAAGCCGCTTTCAGCTACGAAGAAATCATGGTGCCGATGCGTGACGGGGCGATGCTCCAGACCGTCATCCTCCGTCCGCGCGGCAAGCCCGGCAAGCTGCCGATCCTGCTCCAGCGCACGCCGTACGGCGTCCCCGGCCAGGCGCCCGCAAGCATCCCCGCCTCGATGCGCTTCCTGATGGAGGACGGCTACATCCTGGTCTTCCAGAACATGCGCGGCCAGTTCAAGTCGGACGGCGACTTCACCATGTCGATGGCGCTGGACGCCAAGGGCAAGAAGGATGTGGACGAGGCGACCGACGCCTGGGACAGCGTCGACTGGCTGGTCAAGAACGTCGCCGGCAACAACGGCAAGGTCGGGATGTGGGGCGTGTCATACCCCGGCTATGCCTCCGCCGTAGCGCTCGCCCGCCCGCACCCGGCGCTCAAGGCCGTCAGCCCGCAGGCGGCGTGGAACGACTGGTGGATCAACGACGATCTCCACCGCTACGGCGCCGCGCGTCTCTCCTATCTCACCGACTGGCTGTTCAGCCTGCAGAACAACGATCAGGGCGATGATTTCGACTATGGCGGCAAGACGCCGGTCGACACCTATGACTGGTTCCTCAAGCTTGGTCCGGTCGAGAATCTCGACAAGCTCTATTTCAAGGGTTCGGTCCCGCAATTCTCCGCGATGATCGAGCATCCCGATTACGACGATTTCTGGAAGCGCCAGCGCTGGACCGACAAGCTCGGCCGCACGACGGTGCCCACGCTCCATGTCGCGGGATTCTGGGATCAGGAAGACCCGCTGGGCACTTGGAAGATCTACGAGAAGATGGAAGCGAACGACCCCGACGGGCTCAACCTGATCGTCGGCGGTCCCTGGGCACACGGCACGTGGCACACGCCCGGCAGCGATGTGGGCTATGTGAAATTCGGCAAGGAGAGCGGCACCGATTTCATGCGCGACATTGAAGCGCCTTTCTTCGCGCATTGGCTACACGGCAAAGGCGCCCGTCCCAACTTCGAAGCCAAGATGTTCCAAAGCGGCTCGTGGGAATGGAAATCCTACGCCAAATGGCCCGCTCGCGGCACCACGCTGACCAACCTCTATCTCCAGCCCGACGGCACCTTGTCGTTCACCGCGCCCGCCGACGCCGGCCAGTGCCGCGAATACGTGTCCGATCCCGCCAATCCGGTGCCGTTCCGCGAGCGCCCGATCTCGCGCACCTACCCCTCGCAGGAATGGCGCTGGTGGGAGGCCGCCGACCAGCGCTTCGTCAATCACCGCCCCGACGTGCTGAGCTACACCAGCGCCCCACTTGAGGCCGACCTCACCGTCACCGGCGACATCGCCGCCAAGCTGATGGCCTCGACGTCGGGCACCGACAGCGACTTCGTCGTCAAGCTGATCGATGTCCTGCCCGACGACTACGAGCCCGCCCGCCCCGGCACGCTCGGCGAATATCCGCGCACATTGAACGGCTATCAGTTCCCGATCGCGATGGAGGTCCGCCGCGGCCGCTATCTCGCAAGCTTCGAGAAGGCGACCCCGCTCACCCCGAACAAGGTCGTCGCCTGGGACGTCGCGCTGCGCGATCACGACCACGTATTCAAGAAGGGCCACCGGATCATGGTGCAGGTCCAGTCGAGCTGGTTCCCGGTGATCGACCGAAATCCGCAGAAATTCGTACCCAATATCTACAAGGCTGCGCCCGGGGACTTCGTCAAGGCAACCCAGCGCGTCTGCGGCGGATCGCTGGTGGCACTGCCCATCGTCAAATAG
- a CDS encoding DUF4178 domain-containing protein — MAPPAPAARALTCPSCGGGVELRAAGYTVHVACQYCGSILDVTDPQVKLVTQYYQQAAALEISLGTRGVLRGVEWEAIGYLQRSENGAYGWEEYLLFNPYHGYRWLVKVRGGWSLGEALTVTPDWVSYDTLRIGGEFVTHFFGDGEAQVDYVLGEFYWRVAVGERVQTDDWVRPGVMLSREKNANEVSWTRSELLPAKEMQKAFGVEPEGKIWPPLPHQPSPYGNWLKTGFAIAIAAVVFLLAFALQFGGTQWSAAGTFPITADGREQSVTLGPINLLRRYQSVHLRADVPRLENGWVDLDYSLVDRTTQQVYQAYGAAERYSGYDSDGSWTEGSRRSSVSIASVPTGSYDLVVDYKGNRWSGASGGSSSDPGWMDSANQPEVKVEIRQGALYASNLLLALSLIVLPLLFALIAHTSFETARKNESDFAPSGDDDEEDDE, encoded by the coding sequence GTGGCCCCGCCCGCCCCCGCGGCGCGCGCGCTGACCTGCCCGTCGTGTGGCGGCGGCGTCGAGCTGCGCGCGGCGGGCTACACCGTCCATGTCGCGTGCCAATATTGCGGCTCGATCCTCGACGTCACCGATCCGCAGGTGAAGCTGGTCACGCAATACTACCAGCAGGCCGCCGCGCTCGAGATCTCGCTCGGCACCCGCGGCGTGCTGCGCGGTGTCGAATGGGAAGCGATCGGCTATCTCCAGCGCTCCGAGAACGGCGCCTATGGCTGGGAAGAATATCTGCTGTTCAATCCCTATCACGGCTATCGCTGGCTGGTGAAGGTGCGCGGCGGCTGGAGCCTGGGCGAGGCGCTCACGGTCACGCCCGATTGGGTGTCCTACGATACGCTGCGGATCGGCGGCGAGTTCGTCACGCATTTCTTCGGCGATGGCGAGGCGCAGGTCGATTACGTCCTCGGCGAATTCTATTGGCGCGTCGCGGTCGGCGAGCGCGTCCAGACCGACGACTGGGTCCGCCCCGGCGTGATGCTGTCTCGCGAGAAGAACGCCAACGAAGTCAGCTGGACGCGGAGCGAGCTGCTGCCCGCGAAGGAGATGCAGAAGGCGTTCGGCGTCGAACCCGAGGGAAAGATCTGGCCGCCGCTGCCGCACCAGCCCTCGCCCTATGGCAATTGGCTCAAGACCGGATTCGCGATCGCGATTGCTGCGGTGGTTTTCCTGCTGGCGTTCGCGCTCCAGTTCGGCGGCACGCAATGGTCGGCCGCGGGCACCTTTCCGATTACCGCCGATGGGCGCGAGCAGAGCGTGACGCTTGGCCCGATCAACCTGCTGCGCCGTTACCAGAGCGTGCACCTCCGCGCCGATGTGCCGCGGCTGGAGAATGGCTGGGTCGATCTCGATTACAGCCTCGTCGATCGCACGACCCAACAGGTCTATCAGGCCTATGGCGCCGCCGAGCGCTATTCCGGCTATGATTCGGATGGCTCCTGGACCGAGGGCTCCCGTCGATCGAGCGTCTCGATCGCCAGCGTGCCGACCGGCAGCTACGATCTCGTCGTCGACTATAAGGGCAATCGCTGGAGCGGTGCGAGCGGCGGTTCTAGTAGCGATCCAGGCTGGATGGACTCAGCGAACCAGCCCGAAGTGAAAGTCGAGATTCGCCAGGGCGCGCTCTATGCCTCGAACCTGCTGCTCGCACTGAGCCTGATCGTATTGCCGCTGCTGTTTGCGCTGATCGCGCACACCAGCTTCGAAACCGCACGCAAAAACGAGAGCGACTTCGCTCCCTCAGGCGACGATGACGAGGAGGACGACGAATGA
- the glpX gene encoding class II fructose-bisphosphatase has product MTAASTVLDRVLVLEMVRVTEAAAIAASSLVGRGDEKAADHVAVEAMREALNSLYMDGTVVIGEGERDEAPMLYIGEKVGSAIGTGPKIDIALDPLEGTTICAKAGPNALAVLAVAEHGGLLNAPDVYMDKIAVGPGYPDGVIDLAKSPTDNVKSLAAAKGVEPHEIIVCVLDRPRHEKMISELRAIGCGIVLIGDGDVAGVIATTNPDTTIDMYMGSGGAPEGVLACAALRCVGGQFKGRLVFRNDDERARARKWGIEDLDKIYDLTELAKGDCIFAATGVTDGSLLEGVKRVRGKMTTESVVMRASSGTVRWVKGEHRLD; this is encoded by the coding sequence ATGACCGCCGCCAGCACCGTTCTCGATCGTGTTCTCGTGCTCGAAATGGTGCGCGTCACCGAAGCGGCGGCGATCGCCGCGTCGAGCCTGGTCGGGCGCGGCGACGAGAAGGCGGCCGACCACGTCGCCGTCGAGGCGATGCGCGAGGCGCTCAACTCGCTCTACATGGACGGCACCGTGGTGATCGGCGAAGGCGAGCGCGACGAGGCGCCGATGCTCTATATCGGCGAGAAGGTCGGCAGCGCGATCGGCACCGGCCCCAAGATCGACATCGCGCTCGATCCGCTGGAAGGCACTACGATCTGCGCCAAGGCCGGTCCGAACGCGCTCGCGGTGCTCGCCGTCGCCGAGCATGGCGGCCTGCTCAACGCGCCCGACGTCTATATGGACAAGATCGCGGTCGGCCCGGGCTACCCCGACGGCGTGATCGATCTCGCCAAGTCGCCGACCGACAATGTGAAGTCGCTCGCCGCCGCCAAGGGCGTCGAGCCCCATGAGATCATCGTCTGCGTGCTCGATCGCCCGCGCCACGAGAAGATGATCTCCGAGCTGCGCGCGATCGGCTGCGGCATCGTGCTGATCGGCGACGGCGATGTCGCGGGCGTGATCGCCACTACCAATCCCGACACCACGATCGACATGTATATGGGTTCTGGCGGCGCGCCTGAGGGCGTGCTCGCCTGCGCGGCGCTGCGCTGCGTCGGCGGCCAGTTCAAGGGCCGTCTGGTGTTCCGCAACGACGACGAGCGCGCCCGCGCACGCAAATGGGGCATCGAGGATCTCGACAAGATCTACGACCTCACCGAACTCGCCAAGGGCGACTGCATCTTTGCGGCCACAGGCGTGACTGACGGCTCGCTGCTCGAAGGCGTCAAGCGCGTTCGCGGCAAGATGACCACCGAGAGCGTCGTCATGCGCGCCAGCTCGGGCACCGTGCGCTGGGTCAAGGGCGAGCACCGGCTCGATTGA
- a CDS encoding SPFH domain-containing protein encodes MGIFDFLSNQFVDVIDWVDEPGTLAIRYPMENREIQNGAQLTVRAGQTALFYNEGELADAFVPGLYTLETGNLPVLTAVMNWDKGFNSPFKADVYFFSQKEQTGLKWGTQQPITVRDKEFGPLRVRAFGSYSFSVESVSTFAIKMMGSLEKLTIADLEPQLRGAIATAIASALGTGEIAFLDLAANQTALSEKLKAAVEPAFAQWGLSCTSFFIESLSLPEEVQAHLDKASSMRVVGDLDRFVRFQSAQAIETAAGQSGGVAGAGAGMAAGMAIGQSMAGGIGAPAAPAAAPGEDAYAQIEKLHKLVTIGAITQEEFDAKKAELLGRIR; translated from the coding sequence ATGGGTATTTTCGATTTTCTTTCGAACCAGTTCGTCGATGTCATCGATTGGGTCGACGAGCCCGGCACGCTCGCGATCCGCTATCCGATGGAAAATCGTGAGATCCAGAACGGCGCGCAGCTGACCGTGCGCGCGGGCCAGACCGCGCTCTTTTATAACGAAGGCGAGCTCGCCGACGCCTTCGTTCCCGGCCTCTACACGCTCGAGACCGGAAATCTGCCCGTGCTCACCGCGGTGATGAACTGGGACAAGGGCTTCAATTCCCCCTTCAAGGCCGATGTCTATTTCTTCAGCCAGAAGGAGCAGACCGGGCTCAAATGGGGCACGCAGCAGCCGATCACGGTGCGCGACAAGGAGTTCGGCCCGTTACGCGTCCGCGCGTTCGGCTCCTATTCGTTCAGCGTCGAGAGCGTGTCGACCTTCGCGATCAAGATGATGGGCTCGCTGGAAAAACTGACCATCGCCGATCTCGAGCCGCAGTTGCGCGGCGCGATTGCCACCGCGATCGCCTCGGCGCTCGGCACCGGCGAAATCGCATTCCTCGACCTTGCCGCGAACCAGACTGCGCTGTCCGAGAAGCTCAAGGCCGCAGTCGAGCCCGCCTTTGCGCAATGGGGGCTGAGCTGCACCAGCTTCTTCATCGAGAGCCTGTCGCTGCCCGAGGAGGTCCAGGCGCATCTCGACAAGGCGAGCTCGATGCGCGTCGTCGGCGACCTCGACCGTTTCGTCCGCTTCCAGAGCGCGCAGGCGATCGAGACTGCGGCGGGGCAGTCGGGCGGCGTCGCGGGTGCCGGCGCGGGCATGGCCGCCGGCATGGCGATCGGCCAGAGCATGGCCGGCGGCATCGGCGCCCCGGCGGCACCTGCCGCCGCGCCGGGCGAGGACGCCTATGCCCAGATCGAAAAGCTCCACAAACTGGTGACGATCGGCGCGATCACCCAGGAGGAGTTCGACGCCAAGAAGGCCGAGCTGCTGGGCCGCATCCGCTGA
- a CDS encoding homoserine dehydrogenase, with amino-acid sequence MTEPLRIALAGLGTVGAGVIRLLDTNGELIARRAGRPIEVVAVSARDRSKDRGVDITRFDWVDDPAELARHSRADVVVELVGGSDGPALALARAALGAGKSFVTANKAMIAHHGLELARAAESANLALKFEAAVAGGVPVIKGLREGAAANVIGRVYGILNGTCNFILSKMEAEGRDFSEILSEAQALGYAEADPSFDIDGVDAAHKLSILASVAFGAQPAFGDVAITGVRHVLAADIAEAAALGYRVRLLGVADSGPHGLFQRVHPHLVPLSHPLAHVVGSTNAVVAEGNFVGRLLFQGAGAGDGPTASAVVADLIDIARGEFGPPYAMPADALAAQDAADSGERRARAYVRLNVADKVGVLAEIAAAMRDAGVSIESLIQRGANPDGSVLVAIVTHEGPERSVARALEKLRGSQSLVGEPMWMHILGE; translated from the coding sequence ATGACCGAACCGCTTCGCATCGCACTCGCCGGCCTCGGAACCGTCGGCGCGGGCGTCATTCGCTTGCTCGACACCAATGGCGAGCTGATCGCGCGGCGCGCGGGGCGGCCGATCGAAGTGGTGGCAGTCTCGGCACGCGACCGCTCCAAGGATCGCGGCGTCGACATCACGCGCTTCGACTGGGTCGATGATCCTGCCGAGCTGGCCCGCCATTCGCGCGCGGACGTCGTGGTCGAACTGGTCGGCGGGTCGGACGGCCCTGCCCTTGCACTCGCCCGCGCCGCGCTCGGCGCCGGCAAGAGCTTCGTCACTGCCAACAAGGCAATGATCGCCCATCATGGCCTTGAGCTCGCCCGCGCCGCGGAAAGCGCCAATCTCGCGCTCAAGTTCGAAGCTGCAGTCGCCGGCGGCGTGCCGGTGATCAAGGGCCTGCGCGAAGGCGCTGCCGCCAACGTGATCGGCCGGGTCTATGGCATCCTCAACGGCACCTGCAATTTCATCCTGTCGAAGATGGAAGCCGAAGGCCGCGACTTTTCGGAAATCCTGAGCGAAGCCCAGGCGCTGGGCTATGCCGAAGCGGACCCCAGCTTCGACATCGACGGCGTCGATGCCGCGCACAAGCTCTCTATCCTCGCCAGCGTCGCGTTCGGCGCGCAGCCGGCGTTCGGCGACGTCGCAATCACCGGCGTGCGCCACGTCCTGGCCGCCGACATCGCCGAGGCGGCGGCACTCGGCTATCGTGTCCGCCTGCTCGGCGTCGCGGACTCCGGCCCGCATGGCCTGTTTCAGCGCGTCCACCCGCACCTCGTCCCGCTCAGCCACCCGCTCGCACATGTCGTCGGCTCGACCAATGCCGTCGTTGCCGAGGGCAATTTCGTTGGCCGCCTGCTGTTCCAGGGCGCCGGCGCCGGCGACGGCCCCACGGCTTCCGCAGTCGTTGCCGACCTGATCGACATCGCCCGCGGCGAATTCGGCCCGCCTTATGCGATGCCCGCCGATGCGCTCGCCGCGCAGGACGCCGCCGACAGCGGCGAGCGCCGTGCACGCGCCTATGTTCGCCTCAACGTCGCCGACAAGGTCGGCGTGCTCGCCGAGATCGCCGCGGCGATGCGCGACGCCGGCGTCTCGATTGAAAGCCTGATCCAGCGCGGCGCCAACCCCGACGGCAGCGTGCTCGTCGCGATCGTCACCCATGAAGGCCCCGAGCGCAGCGTCGCCCGGGCGCTCGAAAAGCTGCGCGGCTCGCAGAGCCTGGTCGGCGAACCGATGTGGATGCACATCCTCGGGGAGTGA
- a CDS encoding FAD-dependent oxidoreductase, with protein sequence MKADRRTLLGLGAAAVAAGGGGLAYALGHAAPLPEGTLAGADIARGHRLRDGNFPAPSRQEEVDLVIAGGGVAGLSAGWRMADAGFDRFRLLELEDSVGGNARSGRNAVSAYPLGAHYLPVANQEAKALQHLLRQLGMITGDRDGVPVYDSEQLCADLQERFFWQGRWQEGLIPRTGITARDRQDLAAFEAAMADFSSHVGTDGKPAFAVPIAYSSRDADLTALDTLSFAAWLDQQGWRSPVLRAHVRYAMRDDYGTEPDEVSAWAGIHYFAGRRGWAVEGGDNELTWPEGNGRLAQQLAGFFPDRIAPGRIVHRVAREGQRVLVDSFDVAANATIRTSARAAILAMPHFIAARVCGEIGEASAFSYAPWLVANVTVDRLPGGRGVPLAWDNVSSTSESLGYVVATHQGLDAAHTGTVLTWYLPLSTMPPAQARRLLVERPAEEWKRIVRDDLLAMHPELDSAITRIDLWRWGHAMARPTPGFLWRGEAIAPKPPLFLAHSDLSGLSLFEEAQYHGVRAAEAAMTLLGHDHASLL encoded by the coding sequence ATGAAGGCTGACCGCCGCACCCTGCTCGGCCTGGGCGCCGCCGCAGTTGCTGCGGGCGGGGGCGGGCTGGCCTATGCGCTGGGGCATGCCGCACCGTTGCCCGAAGGTACGCTAGCGGGGGCCGACATAGCGCGCGGGCACCGGCTGCGCGATGGCAATTTCCCAGCGCCCAGCCGACAGGAAGAAGTCGATCTGGTCATCGCCGGCGGGGGCGTCGCCGGGCTTTCGGCAGGCTGGCGGATGGCCGATGCGGGGTTCGATCGTTTTCGGTTGCTCGAGCTGGAAGACAGCGTCGGCGGCAATGCCCGCAGCGGCCGCAACGCGGTTTCCGCCTATCCGCTCGGCGCACATTATCTGCCGGTCGCCAACCAGGAAGCGAAGGCGCTCCAGCATCTGCTGCGCCAGCTCGGGATGATCACCGGCGACAGGGACGGCGTGCCGGTCTACGACTCCGAACAGCTCTGCGCCGATCTGCAGGAGCGTTTCTTCTGGCAGGGCCGCTGGCAGGAAGGGCTGATCCCGCGCACTGGCATCACCGCGCGGGACCGTCAGGATCTCGCCGCGTTCGAAGCGGCGATGGCCGACTTCTCCAGCCATGTCGGCACCGACGGCAAGCCCGCCTTCGCGGTGCCGATAGCGTACAGTTCGCGCGACGCCGATTTGACCGCGCTCGATACGCTGAGCTTCGCCGCCTGGCTCGATCAGCAGGGCTGGCGCTCGCCCGTGCTGCGCGCGCACGTCCGCTATGCGATGCGCGACGATTACGGCACCGAGCCGGACGAGGTCTCGGCCTGGGCGGGCATTCACTATTTCGCCGGCCGGCGCGGCTGGGCCGTCGAGGGTGGCGACAACGAGCTCACCTGGCCCGAAGGCAATGGCCGGCTGGCACAACAGCTCGCCGGCTTCTTCCCTGATCGTATTGCGCCGGGGCGGATCGTCCACCGCGTGGCGCGCGAGGGGCAGCGCGTACTGGTCGACAGCTTCGACGTCGCCGCCAACGCCACCATCCGCACCAGCGCACGCGCCGCGATCCTGGCGATGCCGCATTTCATTGCGGCCCGGGTGTGCGGCGAGATCGGCGAGGCTTCGGCATTCAGCTATGCGCCCTGGCTGGTCGCCAATGTGACGGTCGATCGCCTGCCAGGCGGGCGCGGCGTACCGCTCGCCTGGGACAATGTGTCGAGCACCAGCGAATCGCTCGGGTATGTCGTCGCGACGCACCAGGGGCTCGATGCCGCGCACACCGGGACCGTGCTGACCTGGTATCTGCCGCTATCGACGATGCCGCCCGCCCAGGCGCGGCGGCTGCTGGTCGAGCGCCCGGCCGAGGAGTGGAAGCGCATCGTACGCGATGATCTGCTGGCGATGCATCCCGAGCTCGATAGCGCGATCACGCGGATCGACCTGTGGCGCTGGGGACATGCGATGGCGCGCCCAACGCCGGGTTTCCTGTGGCGCGGCGAGGCGATCGCGCCCAAGCCGCCGCTGTTCCTCGCCCATTCCGATCTCAGCGGCCTGTCGCTGTTCGAGGAAGCCCAGTATCACGGCGTCCGCGCCGCCGAGGCGGCGATGACGCTGCTCGGTCATGACCATGCGAGCCTGTTGTGA